A window from Theobroma cacao cultivar B97-61/B2 chromosome 3, Criollo_cocoa_genome_V2, whole genome shotgun sequence encodes these proteins:
- the LOC18606828 gene encoding uncharacterized protein LOC18606828: MALRRLLGWSDGELMRSDAKPCSRLMRQTAGIFTVGGALGFWVLCRLQYGPRITVPRSLRWAACGAVSVSSTSALLVRLFSPECEPQNVAAYDMGK, encoded by the exons ATGGCGTTGAGGCGTCTCCTTGGCTGGTCGGATGGTGAGTTGATGAGATCAGATGCAAAGCCTTGTTCCAGATTAATGAGGCAGACGGCTGGGATTTTCACTGTTGGAGGAGCTTTGGGATTTTGGGTTCTCTGCAGATTGCAATATG GTCCAAGGATTACGGTTCCAAGAAGTCTCCGGTGGGCAGCTTGTGGAGCTGTGTCTGTGAGCTCAACATCTGCCTTATTGGTCCGCCTATTCAGTCCTGAATGTGAACCCCAAAACGTAGCTGCTTATGACATGGGAAAGTAG
- the LOC18606829 gene encoding bZIP transcription factor 16, whose translation MGSSEMDKTAKEKEPKTPPAATTQEQSSTTNSGTVNADWSGFQAYSPIPPHGFLASSPQAPPYMWGVQHIIPPYGTPPHPYVAMYPHGGIYAHPSIPPGSYPFSPFAMPSPNGILEASGNTPGTMETDGKPSDVKEKLPIKRSKGSLGSLNMITGKNNNLGKTSGASANGVYSKSAESGSEGTSEGSDANSQNDSQMKSGGRQDSGEGEASQNGSAAHDPQNGGPNAPHTMVNTAMAIVPISTAGAPTAVPGPTTNLHIGMDYWGTPASSAVPAMRGKVPSTAVAGGIVTPASRDSVQSQLWLQDERELKRQRRKQSNRESARRSRLRKQAECDELAQRAEVLKEENANLRSEVNRIKCEYEQLLAENTSLKERLGEIPGHEDLKSGRNDQHTNNDGQTELVQGSH comes from the exons ATGGGTAGCAGTGAGATGGATAAGActgcaaaagaaaaggagcCAAAGACACCACCTGCTGCAACTACACAG GAGCAGTCTTCCACCACTAACTCTGGTACAGTAAATGCAGACTGGTCAGGATTTCAG GCTTACTCTCCCATTCCACCACATGGGTTCTTGGCATCTAGTCCCCAAGCTCCCCCGTATATGTGGGGTGTTCAG CATATAATACCTCCTTATGGCACCCCACCACATCCTTATGTTGCAATGTATCCTCATGGTGGAATATATGCACATCCATCCATTCCCCCA GGATCCTATCCTTTTAGTCCTTTTGCGATGCCGTCTCCAAATGGCATTCTCGAGGCTTCT GGAAATACTCCTGGAACCATGGAAACAGATGGTAAACCCTCTGATGTAAAGGAAAAATTGCCAATTAAAAGATCAAAAGGGAGTTTAGGCAGTTTAAACATGATTACGGGAAAGAACAATAATCTTGGTAAGACATCAGGAGCTTCTGCGAATGGAGTTTATTCTAAAAG TGCCGAGAGTGGAAGTGAAGGCACAAGTGAAGGCAGTGATGCAAACTCCCAGAAC GATTCACAAATGAAGTCTGGAGGAAGGCAAGATTCTGGAGAAG GTGAAGCATCTCAAAATGGAAGTGCAGCACATGATCCTCAGAATGGAGGCCCTAATGCACCTCATACGATGGTGAATACAGCAATGGCCATTGTACCTATATCAACTGCTGGGGCTCCCACAGCTGTTCCTGGTCCCACTACAAACTTACATATTGGGATGGACTACTGGGGGACCCCAGCTTCATCTGCTGTCCCTGCAATGCGTGGGAAGGTTCCTTCAACTGCAGTTGCAGGAGGAATAGTAACTCCTGCATCACGGGACAGTGTTCAGTCACAGCTTTGGTTACAA GATGAAAGGGAGCTTAAAAGACAGAGAAGGAAGCAATCAAACAGAGAGTCTGCTCGCAGATCCAGGTTGCGTAAACAG GCGGAATGTGATGAGCTGGCTCAGCGTGCTGAAGTcttaaaagaagagaatgcCAATCTTAGGTCCGAAGTGAATCGTATCAAGTGCGAGTATGAGCAGCTTCTTGCAGAGAATACCTCTCTCAAG GAGAGGCTAGGGGAAATTCCTGGGCATGAGGATCTGAAGTCTGGTAGGAATGACCAACATACAAATAATGATGGGCAAACAGAGCTTGTGCAGGGTAGTCACTAG